A section of the Drosophila subobscura isolate 14011-0131.10 chromosome A, UCBerk_Dsub_1.0, whole genome shotgun sequence genome encodes:
- the LOC117895014 gene encoding E3 ubiquitin ligase complex SCF subunit sconC-like translates to MSDVDNSKMAENKPVVLVELHNKDDTIIVEKSIANRIVLGNELIKNEHVYFPDTGSAALRKLILWTCYHKNETQPRPDEDRSDWYRLFFDMDLDVLNELVKAADAFGIISLSEYIQRHDARE, encoded by the exons ATGTCAGACGTGGACAATAGCAAAAT gGCAGAAAATAAGCCGGTGGTGCTGGTCGAGCTGCATAACAAGGATGACACAATTATTGTGGAAAAGTCAATCGCCAATCGTATAGTGCTAGGAAATGAATTGATCAAAAATGAGCATGTGTACTTTCCGGACACAGGTTCTGCGGCTTTGCGAAAGCTTATTTTGTGGACGTGCTACCATAAGAATGAAACCCAACCAAGACCCGACGAGGATCGCAGCGATTGGTACCGCCTTTTTTTCGATATGGATCTAGACGTTCTCAATGAACTGGTGAAGGCTGCCGACGCTTTCGGCATAATATCTCTGTCCGAGTATATCCAGCGCCATGATGCTCGTGAATAA
- the LOC117890371 gene encoding ubiquitin carboxyl-terminal hydrolase isozyme L5-like, whose translation MEGSNGMENLQAAATTSDLNTETEAAVNDSWCEIESDPGVFTQLIRDFGCVGAQVEEIWSLEASIFHYLEPIHGLIFLFKWMHDEQPDGRVESNFDENIYFAKQVVENSCATQAILSLLLNLKHPDIELGETLTRFKDLTIRLDPLSRGYCLGNDRKIRTAHNSFARPTFVVNESQEEEIEDATYHFVSYMPIGERLYELDGLRLGPTELAVIAPGQNWLDIARPIIEARMHSYSTDEIHFNLMALVSDRQRFYERQIEQLQRDSLQLAQPQREAEMNELLHRLRVEKEKNRQYSVENARRRHNYVPFIVELLQQMGEIGELTPILEEAKLNAHEANESSEKVEVEDEFY comes from the coding sequence ATGGAAGGTtccaatggaatggaaaaccTTCAGGCAGCGGCCACGACATCGGACTTGAATACAGAAACTGAAGCAGCGGTAAATGACAGCTGGTGCGAGATCGAGAGCGATCCCGGTGTCTTTACACAGCTGATACGTGACTTTGGCTGCGTGGGAGCGCAGGTGGAGGAGATCTGGAGCCTGGAAGCAAGCATTTTCCATTACTTGGAGCCGATACACGGCCTCATCTTTCTCTTCAAGTGGATGCACGACGAACAGCCCGACGGCCGCGTGGAGAGCAACTTCGACGAAAACATTTACTTTGCCAAGCAGGTGGTCGAGAACTCCTGCGCCACGCAGGCCATTCTCAGTCTGCTGCTCAACCTGAAGCACCCGGACATCGAGCTGGGCGAGACGCTAACGCGCTTCAAGGATTTAACCATCAGATTGGATCCGCTGAGTCGCGGCTACTGCCTGGGCAACGATCGGAAGATCCGCACAGCCCACAACTCGTTCGCTCGTCCCACATTTGTTGTGAACGAATCACAGGAGGAAGAGATTGAGGACGCCACCTACCATTTTGTGAGCTACATGCCCATAGGCGAGCGGCTCTACGAGCTGGATGGACTGCGGCTGGGGCCCACGGAGTTGGCCGTGATCGCTCCGGGCCAGAACTGGCTGGACATTGCACGGCCAATCATTGAAGCGCGTATGCACAGCTACAGCACGGACGAGATCCACTTCAATCTGATGGCGCTGGTCTCGGACCGGCAGCGCTTCTACGAGCGTCAAATCGAGCAGCTCCAACGGGACTCGCTACAGCTGGCACAGCCCCAGCGAGAGGCGGAGATGAACGAACTGCTACACAGGCTGCGTGTCGAGAAGGAAAAGAATCGTCAATACAGCGTGGAGAACGCACGCCGTCGCCACAACTACGTGCCCTTCATCGtggagctgctccagcagatGGGCGAGATCGGAGAGCTAACGCCAATTCTGGAGGAAGCCAAGCTAAATGCCCATGAGGCCAACGAGAGTAGCGAgaaagttgaagttgaagatGAGTTTTATTAA